A section of the Sedimentisphaera cyanobacteriorum genome encodes:
- a CDS encoding sialidase family protein, with protein MSDGNYLGFCHGKKSDSSVVLQSKTDDGGLTWSDPRVIADVKGKDPCEPYVFMSPDQNELCCIMQENTHQGRSLMMFSKDEGKTWSNSVKTSLGLTGDRHQGVYTQDGRLVIAFRDRAKGSPSYGHFIAWVGTYENVRNSSPGEYRIKLLQSNAGTDCGYPGIEILPDGTIVATTYIKYKDNNNKHSVVSTRFKIHETDLIAGKKAVSNSFELNSKPYFKKQTLFRKRKATGKIRSPHIIVAEDGTVLAFAGYCSYLRKSTDQGKTWSSEENLSEKGIKGSNVVKDGVTGDILILHTSGKSSFLFRSEDSGKTWKKEDITVKPNFMGHGAAPGNVPINIGAMSTGITLKHGKHKGRLLIPGRVQLQPPKAKGKKSSGIGCIIITLQCTAMIEGRLGRLVMVL; from the coding sequence TTGTCTGATGGCAACTATTTGGGTTTCTGCCACGGCAAAAAATCGGATTCGTCAGTTGTACTTCAGAGCAAAACTGATGATGGTGGATTGACATGGTCAGACCCCCGAGTTATTGCCGATGTGAAGGGTAAAGACCCTTGTGAACCTTATGTCTTTATGTCGCCTGATCAGAACGAGCTTTGCTGCATTATGCAGGAGAACACACATCAAGGCAGAAGCCTGATGATGTTCAGCAAAGATGAAGGAAAAACATGGAGCAATTCGGTGAAAACCTCATTGGGATTAACTGGAGACAGGCATCAAGGAGTTTATACTCAAGACGGGAGGCTGGTTATAGCTTTTCGAGACAGAGCAAAAGGGAGCCCTTCTTACGGTCATTTCATTGCTTGGGTAGGAACTTATGAGAACGTGCGTAATTCAAGTCCAGGAGAATATCGTATTAAACTGCTGCAGAGTAATGCTGGCACTGATTGCGGCTATCCAGGAATAGAGATCTTGCCGGATGGAACAATTGTTGCGACAACCTACATTAAATACAAAGATAATAATAACAAGCATTCTGTTGTAAGTACCCGTTTCAAAATCCATGAAACAGACTTGATAGCAGGGAAAAAGGCGGTTAGTAATAGTTTTGAGCTAAACAGCAAGCCTTATTTCAAAAAGCAAACCCTTTTTAGAAAAAGGAAAGCAACAGGAAAAATTCGTTCTCCTCATATAATTGTTGCTGAAGATGGAACTGTTCTCGCTTTCGCCGGTTATTGCTCTTATCTTCGCAAAAGCACCGATCAAGGCAAAACTTGGTCTTCGGAAGAAAACCTCTCAGAAAAGGGGATTAAAGGATCAAATGTGGTTAAAGATGGTGTTACAGGTGATATTTTAATTCTTCATACGTCAGGAAAATCTTCCTTTTTATTCAGAAGTGAAGATAGTGGAAAAACATGGAAGAAAGAGGATATAACCGTAAAACCCAATTTTATGGGGCATGGTGCTGCTCCGGGTAATGTTCCGATTAATATAGGGGCTATGTCCACAGGTATTACGCTGAAGCACGGAAAGCATAAGGGCAGGCTTTTGATTCCGGGGAGAGTTCAGCTTCAGCCGCCGAAAGCCAAAGGGAAAAAAAGCAGCGGTATTGGATGTATAATTATAACACTTCAATGTACAGCGATGATCGAGGGAAGACTTGGCAGGTTAGTGATGGTATTATGA
- a CDS encoding sialidase family protein, whose translation MKYKNFTINLNIIMITFFLCFCSYAQSSQKMPLLIDISDDTERHVEIAERTGDVCQVRPATLLLPDGETIFCVCNIVDGGNSGLMAVSHNGGITWKRIDERLPASFSSHENCPSIYRMRDMQSGKTRLWIFSASPSMPRIMSEDGGKTWTEKNLSILTAL comes from the coding sequence ATGAAGTACAAAAACTTTACTATCAACTTGAATATTATTATGATCACTTTTTTTCTTTGCTTTTGCAGTTATGCTCAGTCTTCTCAAAAAATGCCTCTTCTTATTGATATCTCAGATGATACAGAAAGGCACGTGGAGATTGCTGAGAGAACAGGGGATGTTTGTCAGGTACGCCCTGCAACTCTGCTGCTTCCGGATGGTGAAACAATTTTTTGTGTATGCAACATAGTCGACGGCGGCAACTCAGGCCTAATGGCTGTTAGTCATAACGGTGGTATAACATGGAAACGAATAGATGAAAGATTGCCGGCGTCCTTCAGCAGCCATGAAAATTGTCCCAGTATCTACCGGATGAGGGATATGCAGTCTGGTAAAACCAGACTGTGGATTTTCTCTGCAAGCCCGAGTATGCCGCGTATTATGAGTGAGGATGGAGGAAAAACCTGGACAGAAAAAAACCTCTCAATTTTGACTGCGTTATGA